A genomic segment from Gossypium hirsutum isolate 1008001.06 chromosome D04, Gossypium_hirsutum_v2.1, whole genome shotgun sequence encodes:
- the LOC107898881 gene encoding helicase-like transcription factor CHR28 isoform X1, whose amino-acid sequence MAAMNPIDISSSDSELETEDVGDRKASSSRILPQWAATNGTNLRSPGDAREYKKISNQAQFLNLNSSGVNNHSRTEVLTHDPDDNAKASSQHIALGNGSENFTMNGNIGQPRTVNSRISNGSGTDFEKLTSQQALKRTLPPSLQLSGQSSKSGNLVEIMSNSQIHDAYGNSNHLAGPSSSNSQSYMRDHYNWGNTDGAMYGNISRVLPPSFMQGKSVNFSQFSGPENPVYRAGVSEERAPINDERMVYQAALEDLNQPKIEAELPDGLLSVSLFRHQKIALHWMLQRETRTRLCSGGILADDQGLGKTISMIALIQVQKSLESKSKPEDPKKREFVALNLDDDDDDDDDNGTGGSDKVSQNKESDDTKSISKVSTSTSAFSRQRLPAGTLVVCPASVLRQWARELDDKVSEKSKLSVLIYHGGSRTKDPSELAKYDVVLTTYSLVTNEVPKQAIVDDDEIDEKIGEKYGLSSDFKRKKTANVGNKGKKGRKGIDGSLVDSSAGALARVHWLRVILDEAQTIKNHRTQVARACCGLRAKRRWCLSGTPIQNAVDDLYSYFRFLRHEPYDVYKSFCYGIKVPIARDYVKGYKKLQAVLKVVMLRRTKATLIDGEPIIKLPPKSIHMSKVEFSSEERAFYNQLEADSRSLFKEYAAAGTLNQNYANILLMLLRLRQACDHPLLVKGFNNDSIRNSDSVENSNPVGQVSVEMAKTLPREFLINLLNSLETSFAICLVCQDTPDEPVVTMCGHVFCYQCVSEHLTGDDNTCPAPECREQLGDDIVFSKATLRGCLAGDLNSSSSHPQFFGKSVILQDDYSSSKIQAVLEILQSKCLLKNSSPESPSSIGSSEAPFSSEQTFKETGHSGGRAVKHTTVYSNLPADGPMKAIIFSQWTGMLNLVEHSLRHHGINYRRLDGTMTLTARDRNVKHFNTDPEVTVMLMSLKAGNLGLNMVAACHVILLDLWWNPTTEDQAIDRAHRIGQTRPVTVTRITIKDTVEDRILSLQDEKRKMVASAFGEDQSGGSATRLTVEDLRYLFMGN is encoded by the exons ATGGCTGCTATGAATCCAATAGACATTAGTTCTTCTGATAGTGAGCTTGAAACTGAAGATGTTGGAGACAGAAAAGCCTCATCTTCAAGGATCCTTCCCCAATGGGCGGCTACAAATGGTACTAATTTAAGAAGTCCTG GTGATGCTAGGGAGTATAAAAAGATTTCCAATCAAGCACAGTTTCTTAATTTAAACTCTTCTGGTGTAAATAATCATTCACGAACTGAAGTCCTGACACATGACCCTGATGATAATGCTAAAGCCTCATCTCAACATATTGCCCTAGGCAATGGTTCTGAAAATTTTACAATGAATGGGAATATTGGTCAGCCTCGGACTGTTAATTCTCGAATTTCTAATGGTTCAGGTACTGATTTTGAGAAACTGACATCTCAGCAGGCTCTAAAGAGGACTCTTCCTCCGTCTCTTCAACTCTCTGGACAAAGTAGTAAATCAGGCAATTTAGTGGAGATTATGAGCAACAGTCAGATTCATGATGCTTATGGAAACTCTAACCATTTGGCTGGACCTAGTTCTTCCAATAGCCAGAGCTATATGAGAGACCATTATAACTGGGGCAATACTGATGGAGCTATGTATGGAAATATTAGTAGGGTCCTTCCTCCATCTTTTATGCAAGGAAAATCTGTTAATTTTTCTCAGTTTTCTGGGCCTGAAAATCCTGTATATCGTGCTGGAGTAAGTGAAGAAAGAGCTCCTATAAATGATGAAAGAATGGTTTATCAAGCAGCACTGGAG gacctcaaccaacCAAAAATTGAAGCTGAACTTCCCGATGGTCTTTTGTCTGTTTCTCTTTTCAGACATCAG AAGATTGCATTACATTGGATGCTTCAAAGAGAAACAAGAACTAGGTTATGTTCAGGTGGAATATTGGCTGATGATCAG GGCCTCGGTAAAACAATCTCAATGATTGCTCTTATACAAGTGCAGAAGTCTTTAGAGTCCAAATCAAAACCAGAAGATCCAAAAAAACGTGAATTTGTAGCTCTGAAtttggatgatgatgatgatgatgatgatgataatggtACTGGTGGGTCAGACAAAGTAAGCCAAAATAAAGAATCTGATGATACCAAGTCAATCTCAAAAGTGAGTACTTCAACCAGTGCATTCAGCAGACAGAGGTTACCAGCAGGGACATTGGTTGTGTGTCCGGCGAGTGTTCTTCGACAGTGGGCCAGGGAGCTGGATGACAAAGTTTCAGAGAAATCTAAACTTTCTGTCCTCATCTATCATGGGGGTAGCAGGACCAAGGATCCTTCAGAACTTGCCAAGTATGATGTCGTTCTTACAACATATTCACTTGTCACTAATGAAGTTCCTAAACAAGCTATTGTTgatgatgatgaaattgatgaaAAAATTGGGGAGAAATATGGATTGTCTTCTGACTTTAAGAGGAAGAAAACAGCTAATGTTGGTAATAAGGGGAAAAAGGGTAGGAAAGGAATTGATGGCTCCCTTGTTGATTCTAGTGCTGGTGCCCTTGCTAGAGTACATTGGTTAAGGGTGATACTAGATGAAGCTCAAACGATAAAAAATCATCGAACACAAGTTGCTAGAGCCTGCTGCGGTCTTCGAGCCAAGCGAAGGTGGTGCTTATCTGGAACACCTATACAAAATGCTGTTGATGATTTATATAGCTACTTCAGGTTCCTGAGACATGAACCATACGATGTATATAAATCATTTTGCTATGGGATAAAAGTTCCAATAGCTAGAGATTATGTAAAAGGTTACAAGAAGCTGCAAGCTGTTTTGAAGGTAGTAATGTTGCGTCGCACAAAAG CAACGTTGATTGACGGGGAGCCGATAATCAAGTTGCCGCCAAAGTCAATTCACATGTCCAAAGTAGAGTTTTCATCTGAGGAGCGGGCTTTCTATAACCAGCTAGAAGCTGATTCACGTTCTCTATTTAAG GAATATGCAGCTGCAGGCACACTGAACCAAAATTATGCAAATATTCTGTTGATGCTTTTGCGCCTACGTCAGGCTTGTGATCACCCGCTTCTTGTCAAAGGATTCAACAATGATTCCATTCGAAACTCTGACTCTGTTGAAAACTCTAACCCTGTTGGACAAGTTTCTGTAGAAATGGCCAAGACACTTCCTAGAGAATTCCTGATTAATCTACTGAACTCCTTGGAAACTTCCTTTGCCATCTGTCTTGTATGCCAA GATACACCTGATGAACCTGTTGTTACCATGTGCGGTCATGTTTTCTGCTATCAATGTGTGTCGGAACATCTGACTGGCGATGATAATACGTGCCCTGCACCTGAATGTAGAGAACAACTTGGTGATGATATAGTTTTTTCTAAAGCTACTCTTAGGGGCTGTCTTGCAGGTGATCTTAATAGTAGTTCCTCGCATCCCCAGTTCTTTGGAAAGTCAGTGATTTTACAGGACGATTACAGTTCATCAAAAATCCAGGCTGTCCTTGAGATTCTTCAGTCAAAATGCTTATTAAAGAATTCAAGTCCTGAATCACCGAGTTCTATTGGATCCAGTGAAGCTCCTTTTTCTTCTGAACAGACATTTAAAGAAACTGGTCATTCAGGAGGTAGAGCTGTAAAGCACACAACAGTTTATTCAAACTTGCCAGCTGATGGACCGATGAAAGCAATAATTTTCTCACAATGGACTGGTATGTTGAACTTGGTTGAGCATTCACTACGCCATCATGGTATAAACTATAGGAGACTTGATGGAACAATGACTTTAACTGCACGAGACCGGAATGTCAAACATTTCAATACTGACCCAGAG GTAACTGTGATGCTGATGTCATTAAAAGCGGGAAACCTTGGTTTGAATATGGTTGCTGCTTGTCATGTTATCCTTCTGGACCTCTGGTGGAATCCAACCACTGAAGACCAGGCTATTGATCGAGCACATAGAATCGGACAGACTCGTCCTGTTACTGTAACTCGGATCACCATTAAAGACACAGTGGAAGATCGAATATTATCTCTTCAG gatgaaaaaagaaaaatggttgCTTCTGCTTTCGGTGAAGATCAAAGCGGGGGCTCAGCAACTCGATTAACAGTGGAAGATCTCAGATATCTGTTTATGGGAAATTAG
- the LOC107898881 gene encoding helicase-like transcription factor CHR28 isoform X2 has protein sequence MAAMNPIDISSSDSELETEDVGDRKASSSRILPQWAATNGDAREYKKISNQAQFLNLNSSGVNNHSRTEVLTHDPDDNAKASSQHIALGNGSENFTMNGNIGQPRTVNSRISNGSGTDFEKLTSQQALKRTLPPSLQLSGQSSKSGNLVEIMSNSQIHDAYGNSNHLAGPSSSNSQSYMRDHYNWGNTDGAMYGNISRVLPPSFMQGKSVNFSQFSGPENPVYRAGVSEERAPINDERMVYQAALEDLNQPKIEAELPDGLLSVSLFRHQKIALHWMLQRETRTRLCSGGILADDQGLGKTISMIALIQVQKSLESKSKPEDPKKREFVALNLDDDDDDDDDNGTGGSDKVSQNKESDDTKSISKVSTSTSAFSRQRLPAGTLVVCPASVLRQWARELDDKVSEKSKLSVLIYHGGSRTKDPSELAKYDVVLTTYSLVTNEVPKQAIVDDDEIDEKIGEKYGLSSDFKRKKTANVGNKGKKGRKGIDGSLVDSSAGALARVHWLRVILDEAQTIKNHRTQVARACCGLRAKRRWCLSGTPIQNAVDDLYSYFRFLRHEPYDVYKSFCYGIKVPIARDYVKGYKKLQAVLKVVMLRRTKATLIDGEPIIKLPPKSIHMSKVEFSSEERAFYNQLEADSRSLFKEYAAAGTLNQNYANILLMLLRLRQACDHPLLVKGFNNDSIRNSDSVENSNPVGQVSVEMAKTLPREFLINLLNSLETSFAICLVCQDTPDEPVVTMCGHVFCYQCVSEHLTGDDNTCPAPECREQLGDDIVFSKATLRGCLAGDLNSSSSHPQFFGKSVILQDDYSSSKIQAVLEILQSKCLLKNSSPESPSSIGSSEAPFSSEQTFKETGHSGGRAVKHTTVYSNLPADGPMKAIIFSQWTGMLNLVEHSLRHHGINYRRLDGTMTLTARDRNVKHFNTDPEVTVMLMSLKAGNLGLNMVAACHVILLDLWWNPTTEDQAIDRAHRIGQTRPVTVTRITIKDTVEDRILSLQDEKRKMVASAFGEDQSGGSATRLTVEDLRYLFMGN, from the exons ATGGCTGCTATGAATCCAATAGACATTAGTTCTTCTGATAGTGAGCTTGAAACTGAAGATGTTGGAGACAGAAAAGCCTCATCTTCAAGGATCCTTCCCCAATGGGCGGCTACAAATG GTGATGCTAGGGAGTATAAAAAGATTTCCAATCAAGCACAGTTTCTTAATTTAAACTCTTCTGGTGTAAATAATCATTCACGAACTGAAGTCCTGACACATGACCCTGATGATAATGCTAAAGCCTCATCTCAACATATTGCCCTAGGCAATGGTTCTGAAAATTTTACAATGAATGGGAATATTGGTCAGCCTCGGACTGTTAATTCTCGAATTTCTAATGGTTCAGGTACTGATTTTGAGAAACTGACATCTCAGCAGGCTCTAAAGAGGACTCTTCCTCCGTCTCTTCAACTCTCTGGACAAAGTAGTAAATCAGGCAATTTAGTGGAGATTATGAGCAACAGTCAGATTCATGATGCTTATGGAAACTCTAACCATTTGGCTGGACCTAGTTCTTCCAATAGCCAGAGCTATATGAGAGACCATTATAACTGGGGCAATACTGATGGAGCTATGTATGGAAATATTAGTAGGGTCCTTCCTCCATCTTTTATGCAAGGAAAATCTGTTAATTTTTCTCAGTTTTCTGGGCCTGAAAATCCTGTATATCGTGCTGGAGTAAGTGAAGAAAGAGCTCCTATAAATGATGAAAGAATGGTTTATCAAGCAGCACTGGAG gacctcaaccaacCAAAAATTGAAGCTGAACTTCCCGATGGTCTTTTGTCTGTTTCTCTTTTCAGACATCAG AAGATTGCATTACATTGGATGCTTCAAAGAGAAACAAGAACTAGGTTATGTTCAGGTGGAATATTGGCTGATGATCAG GGCCTCGGTAAAACAATCTCAATGATTGCTCTTATACAAGTGCAGAAGTCTTTAGAGTCCAAATCAAAACCAGAAGATCCAAAAAAACGTGAATTTGTAGCTCTGAAtttggatgatgatgatgatgatgatgatgataatggtACTGGTGGGTCAGACAAAGTAAGCCAAAATAAAGAATCTGATGATACCAAGTCAATCTCAAAAGTGAGTACTTCAACCAGTGCATTCAGCAGACAGAGGTTACCAGCAGGGACATTGGTTGTGTGTCCGGCGAGTGTTCTTCGACAGTGGGCCAGGGAGCTGGATGACAAAGTTTCAGAGAAATCTAAACTTTCTGTCCTCATCTATCATGGGGGTAGCAGGACCAAGGATCCTTCAGAACTTGCCAAGTATGATGTCGTTCTTACAACATATTCACTTGTCACTAATGAAGTTCCTAAACAAGCTATTGTTgatgatgatgaaattgatgaaAAAATTGGGGAGAAATATGGATTGTCTTCTGACTTTAAGAGGAAGAAAACAGCTAATGTTGGTAATAAGGGGAAAAAGGGTAGGAAAGGAATTGATGGCTCCCTTGTTGATTCTAGTGCTGGTGCCCTTGCTAGAGTACATTGGTTAAGGGTGATACTAGATGAAGCTCAAACGATAAAAAATCATCGAACACAAGTTGCTAGAGCCTGCTGCGGTCTTCGAGCCAAGCGAAGGTGGTGCTTATCTGGAACACCTATACAAAATGCTGTTGATGATTTATATAGCTACTTCAGGTTCCTGAGACATGAACCATACGATGTATATAAATCATTTTGCTATGGGATAAAAGTTCCAATAGCTAGAGATTATGTAAAAGGTTACAAGAAGCTGCAAGCTGTTTTGAAGGTAGTAATGTTGCGTCGCACAAAAG CAACGTTGATTGACGGGGAGCCGATAATCAAGTTGCCGCCAAAGTCAATTCACATGTCCAAAGTAGAGTTTTCATCTGAGGAGCGGGCTTTCTATAACCAGCTAGAAGCTGATTCACGTTCTCTATTTAAG GAATATGCAGCTGCAGGCACACTGAACCAAAATTATGCAAATATTCTGTTGATGCTTTTGCGCCTACGTCAGGCTTGTGATCACCCGCTTCTTGTCAAAGGATTCAACAATGATTCCATTCGAAACTCTGACTCTGTTGAAAACTCTAACCCTGTTGGACAAGTTTCTGTAGAAATGGCCAAGACACTTCCTAGAGAATTCCTGATTAATCTACTGAACTCCTTGGAAACTTCCTTTGCCATCTGTCTTGTATGCCAA GATACACCTGATGAACCTGTTGTTACCATGTGCGGTCATGTTTTCTGCTATCAATGTGTGTCGGAACATCTGACTGGCGATGATAATACGTGCCCTGCACCTGAATGTAGAGAACAACTTGGTGATGATATAGTTTTTTCTAAAGCTACTCTTAGGGGCTGTCTTGCAGGTGATCTTAATAGTAGTTCCTCGCATCCCCAGTTCTTTGGAAAGTCAGTGATTTTACAGGACGATTACAGTTCATCAAAAATCCAGGCTGTCCTTGAGATTCTTCAGTCAAAATGCTTATTAAAGAATTCAAGTCCTGAATCACCGAGTTCTATTGGATCCAGTGAAGCTCCTTTTTCTTCTGAACAGACATTTAAAGAAACTGGTCATTCAGGAGGTAGAGCTGTAAAGCACACAACAGTTTATTCAAACTTGCCAGCTGATGGACCGATGAAAGCAATAATTTTCTCACAATGGACTGGTATGTTGAACTTGGTTGAGCATTCACTACGCCATCATGGTATAAACTATAGGAGACTTGATGGAACAATGACTTTAACTGCACGAGACCGGAATGTCAAACATTTCAATACTGACCCAGAG GTAACTGTGATGCTGATGTCATTAAAAGCGGGAAACCTTGGTTTGAATATGGTTGCTGCTTGTCATGTTATCCTTCTGGACCTCTGGTGGAATCCAACCACTGAAGACCAGGCTATTGATCGAGCACATAGAATCGGACAGACTCGTCCTGTTACTGTAACTCGGATCACCATTAAAGACACAGTGGAAGATCGAATATTATCTCTTCAG gatgaaaaaagaaaaatggttgCTTCTGCTTTCGGTGAAGATCAAAGCGGGGGCTCAGCAACTCGATTAACAGTGGAAGATCTCAGATATCTGTTTATGGGAAATTAG
- the LOC107898881 gene encoding helicase-like transcription factor CHR28 isoform X4, producing MLETEKPHLQGSFPNGRLQMQALKRTLPPSLQLSGQSSKSGNLVEIMSNSQIHDAYGNSNHLAGPSSSNSQSYMRDHYNWGNTDGAMYGNISRVLPPSFMQGKSVNFSQFSGPENPVYRAGVSEERAPINDERMVYQAALEDLNQPKIEAELPDGLLSVSLFRHQKIALHWMLQRETRTRLCSGGILADDQGLGKTISMIALIQVQKSLESKSKPEDPKKREFVALNLDDDDDDDDDNGTGGSDKVSQNKESDDTKSISKVSTSTSAFSRQRLPAGTLVVCPASVLRQWARELDDKVSEKSKLSVLIYHGGSRTKDPSELAKYDVVLTTYSLVTNEVPKQAIVDDDEIDEKIGEKYGLSSDFKRKKTANVGNKGKKGRKGIDGSLVDSSAGALARVHWLRVILDEAQTIKNHRTQVARACCGLRAKRRWCLSGTPIQNAVDDLYSYFRFLRHEPYDVYKSFCYGIKVPIARDYVKGYKKLQAVLKVVMLRRTKATLIDGEPIIKLPPKSIHMSKVEFSSEERAFYNQLEADSRSLFKEYAAAGTLNQNYANILLMLLRLRQACDHPLLVKGFNNDSIRNSDSVENSNPVGQVSVEMAKTLPREFLINLLNSLETSFAICLVCQDTPDEPVVTMCGHVFCYQCVSEHLTGDDNTCPAPECREQLGDDIVFSKATLRGCLAGDLNSSSSHPQFFGKSVILQDDYSSSKIQAVLEILQSKCLLKNSSPESPSSIGSSEAPFSSEQTFKETGHSGGRAVKHTTVYSNLPADGPMKAIIFSQWTGMLNLVEHSLRHHGINYRRLDGTMTLTARDRNVKHFNTDPEVTVMLMSLKAGNLGLNMVAACHVILLDLWWNPTTEDQAIDRAHRIGQTRPVTVTRITIKDTVEDRILSLQDEKRKMVASAFGEDQSGGSATRLTVEDLRYLFMGN from the exons ATGTTGGAGACAGAAAAGCCTCATCTTCAAGGATCCTTCCCCAATGGGCGGCTACAAATG CAGGCTCTAAAGAGGACTCTTCCTCCGTCTCTTCAACTCTCTGGACAAAGTAGTAAATCAGGCAATTTAGTGGAGATTATGAGCAACAGTCAGATTCATGATGCTTATGGAAACTCTAACCATTTGGCTGGACCTAGTTCTTCCAATAGCCAGAGCTATATGAGAGACCATTATAACTGGGGCAATACTGATGGAGCTATGTATGGAAATATTAGTAGGGTCCTTCCTCCATCTTTTATGCAAGGAAAATCTGTTAATTTTTCTCAGTTTTCTGGGCCTGAAAATCCTGTATATCGTGCTGGAGTAAGTGAAGAAAGAGCTCCTATAAATGATGAAAGAATGGTTTATCAAGCAGCACTGGAG gacctcaaccaacCAAAAATTGAAGCTGAACTTCCCGATGGTCTTTTGTCTGTTTCTCTTTTCAGACATCAG AAGATTGCATTACATTGGATGCTTCAAAGAGAAACAAGAACTAGGTTATGTTCAGGTGGAATATTGGCTGATGATCAG GGCCTCGGTAAAACAATCTCAATGATTGCTCTTATACAAGTGCAGAAGTCTTTAGAGTCCAAATCAAAACCAGAAGATCCAAAAAAACGTGAATTTGTAGCTCTGAAtttggatgatgatgatgatgatgatgatgataatggtACTGGTGGGTCAGACAAAGTAAGCCAAAATAAAGAATCTGATGATACCAAGTCAATCTCAAAAGTGAGTACTTCAACCAGTGCATTCAGCAGACAGAGGTTACCAGCAGGGACATTGGTTGTGTGTCCGGCGAGTGTTCTTCGACAGTGGGCCAGGGAGCTGGATGACAAAGTTTCAGAGAAATCTAAACTTTCTGTCCTCATCTATCATGGGGGTAGCAGGACCAAGGATCCTTCAGAACTTGCCAAGTATGATGTCGTTCTTACAACATATTCACTTGTCACTAATGAAGTTCCTAAACAAGCTATTGTTgatgatgatgaaattgatgaaAAAATTGGGGAGAAATATGGATTGTCTTCTGACTTTAAGAGGAAGAAAACAGCTAATGTTGGTAATAAGGGGAAAAAGGGTAGGAAAGGAATTGATGGCTCCCTTGTTGATTCTAGTGCTGGTGCCCTTGCTAGAGTACATTGGTTAAGGGTGATACTAGATGAAGCTCAAACGATAAAAAATCATCGAACACAAGTTGCTAGAGCCTGCTGCGGTCTTCGAGCCAAGCGAAGGTGGTGCTTATCTGGAACACCTATACAAAATGCTGTTGATGATTTATATAGCTACTTCAGGTTCCTGAGACATGAACCATACGATGTATATAAATCATTTTGCTATGGGATAAAAGTTCCAATAGCTAGAGATTATGTAAAAGGTTACAAGAAGCTGCAAGCTGTTTTGAAGGTAGTAATGTTGCGTCGCACAAAAG CAACGTTGATTGACGGGGAGCCGATAATCAAGTTGCCGCCAAAGTCAATTCACATGTCCAAAGTAGAGTTTTCATCTGAGGAGCGGGCTTTCTATAACCAGCTAGAAGCTGATTCACGTTCTCTATTTAAG GAATATGCAGCTGCAGGCACACTGAACCAAAATTATGCAAATATTCTGTTGATGCTTTTGCGCCTACGTCAGGCTTGTGATCACCCGCTTCTTGTCAAAGGATTCAACAATGATTCCATTCGAAACTCTGACTCTGTTGAAAACTCTAACCCTGTTGGACAAGTTTCTGTAGAAATGGCCAAGACACTTCCTAGAGAATTCCTGATTAATCTACTGAACTCCTTGGAAACTTCCTTTGCCATCTGTCTTGTATGCCAA GATACACCTGATGAACCTGTTGTTACCATGTGCGGTCATGTTTTCTGCTATCAATGTGTGTCGGAACATCTGACTGGCGATGATAATACGTGCCCTGCACCTGAATGTAGAGAACAACTTGGTGATGATATAGTTTTTTCTAAAGCTACTCTTAGGGGCTGTCTTGCAGGTGATCTTAATAGTAGTTCCTCGCATCCCCAGTTCTTTGGAAAGTCAGTGATTTTACAGGACGATTACAGTTCATCAAAAATCCAGGCTGTCCTTGAGATTCTTCAGTCAAAATGCTTATTAAAGAATTCAAGTCCTGAATCACCGAGTTCTATTGGATCCAGTGAAGCTCCTTTTTCTTCTGAACAGACATTTAAAGAAACTGGTCATTCAGGAGGTAGAGCTGTAAAGCACACAACAGTTTATTCAAACTTGCCAGCTGATGGACCGATGAAAGCAATAATTTTCTCACAATGGACTGGTATGTTGAACTTGGTTGAGCATTCACTACGCCATCATGGTATAAACTATAGGAGACTTGATGGAACAATGACTTTAACTGCACGAGACCGGAATGTCAAACATTTCAATACTGACCCAGAG GTAACTGTGATGCTGATGTCATTAAAAGCGGGAAACCTTGGTTTGAATATGGTTGCTGCTTGTCATGTTATCCTTCTGGACCTCTGGTGGAATCCAACCACTGAAGACCAGGCTATTGATCGAGCACATAGAATCGGACAGACTCGTCCTGTTACTGTAACTCGGATCACCATTAAAGACACAGTGGAAGATCGAATATTATCTCTTCAG gatgaaaaaagaaaaatggttgCTTCTGCTTTCGGTGAAGATCAAAGCGGGGGCTCAGCAACTCGATTAACAGTGGAAGATCTCAGATATCTGTTTATGGGAAATTAG